The Agrococcus carbonis genome has a window encoding:
- the tal gene encoding transaldolase, with translation MNENTRALSDAGVSIWLDDLSRQRITSGNLAELIAERDVVGVTTNPTIFANAIAAGESYEAAVQELAASGAEVDEVITALTTEDVAQACDLFADVYASTGGVDGRVSIEVEPGLARDTEGTIAQAAMLHERVGRENVLIKIPATQEGLEAIAATTAAGMSVNVTLIFSLDRYRDVINAYLTGLERAQQAGHDLSKIHSVASFFVSRVDTEIDKRLDAIGTEEATALRGKAGIANARLAYRVWLEAFSTERALTLLEAGANTQRPLWASTGVKDPALPDTLYVTELVAPQTVNTMPEKTLEAVADHGRIAGDAIAGTFEEAEAVLDALEAVGVSYTEVVELLETEGLEKFDASWGELVQTVREHMSPAGAQA, from the coding sequence ATGAACGAGAACACCCGGGCCCTGAGCGACGCCGGCGTCAGCATCTGGCTCGACGACCTGTCGCGGCAGCGCATCACGAGCGGCAACCTCGCCGAGCTCATCGCCGAGCGGGACGTCGTGGGCGTCACGACGAACCCGACGATCTTCGCCAACGCGATCGCCGCCGGGGAGTCCTACGAGGCCGCGGTGCAGGAGCTCGCGGCGAGCGGCGCGGAGGTCGACGAGGTCATCACGGCCCTCACGACCGAGGACGTCGCGCAGGCGTGCGATCTCTTCGCCGACGTCTACGCATCCACCGGCGGCGTCGACGGCCGCGTCTCGATCGAGGTCGAGCCGGGCCTCGCCCGCGACACCGAGGGCACGATCGCGCAGGCCGCGATGCTGCACGAGCGCGTCGGCCGCGAGAACGTGCTCATCAAGATCCCCGCGACCCAGGAGGGCCTCGAGGCGATCGCGGCGACGACGGCGGCGGGCATGAGCGTCAACGTGACGCTCATCTTCTCGCTCGACCGGTACCGCGACGTCATCAACGCCTACCTCACGGGGCTCGAGCGGGCGCAGCAGGCGGGGCACGACCTCTCGAAGATCCACTCGGTCGCGTCGTTCTTCGTCTCGCGCGTCGACACCGAGATCGACAAGCGGCTCGACGCGATCGGCACCGAGGAGGCGACGGCGCTGCGGGGCAAGGCGGGCATCGCCAACGCGCGCCTCGCGTACCGCGTGTGGCTCGAGGCGTTCAGCACCGAGCGCGCGCTCACGCTGCTCGAGGCCGGTGCCAACACGCAGCGCCCGCTGTGGGCGTCGACAGGGGTCAAGGACCCGGCGCTGCCCGACACGCTCTACGTCACCGAGCTCGTCGCGCCGCAGACGGTCAACACGATGCCCGAGAAGACGCTCGAGGCGGTCGCCGACCACGGCCGGATCGCCGGCGACGCCATCGCCGGCACGTTCGAGGAGGCCGAGGCCGTGCTCGACGCGCTCGAGGCCGTCGGCGTCTCCTACACCGAGGTCGTCGAGCTGCTCGAGACCGAGGGCCTCGAGAAGTTCGACGCCTCCTGGGGCGAGCTCGTCCAGACCGTGCGCGAGCACATGAGCCCCGCGGGAGCCCAGGCATGA
- a CDS encoding COX15/CtaA family protein: MLTRSRSLVVAAWMTLLSQIIIVGTGGAVRLTGSGLGCSEWPNCTPESFTPVPEQGIHGLIEFGNRVWGGIVVVVAVVMLVLAIRRRAGRLVVTLAALVLGLTVAQALIGAVVVWMQLRPDTVGVHFLLSVVLVALSAVLAWKVVVGPSGPRTAPRWQSILVHAMTLALAVVVVVGVLTTGSGPHAGDGGAARNGLDPAIMQHVHAVPGYVLLALVLAVVVAAAARGPRLHLRWSLALLGIVLVQILVGIVQSNTGLPILLVGIHMVLSVVTTAIGAAVVLSLRPAQRVGAGTDASGAAPRARRGANAVAAG; this comes from the coding sequence TTGCTCACGCGCTCGCGCAGCCTGGTCGTCGCGGCCTGGATGACCCTGCTGTCGCAGATCATCATCGTCGGCACCGGCGGCGCCGTGCGGCTGACCGGTTCGGGGCTCGGCTGCTCCGAGTGGCCCAACTGCACCCCCGAGTCCTTCACGCCCGTGCCCGAGCAGGGCATCCACGGCCTCATCGAGTTCGGCAACCGCGTGTGGGGCGGCATCGTCGTCGTCGTCGCGGTCGTGATGCTCGTGCTCGCCATCCGCCGGCGCGCGGGGCGCCTCGTCGTGACGCTCGCCGCGCTCGTGCTCGGCCTCACGGTCGCCCAGGCGCTCATCGGCGCCGTGGTCGTGTGGATGCAGCTGCGGCCCGACACCGTCGGCGTGCACTTCCTGCTCTCGGTCGTGCTCGTCGCGCTCTCGGCCGTGCTCGCCTGGAAGGTCGTCGTCGGCCCGTCGGGGCCGCGCACCGCCCCGCGCTGGCAGTCGATCCTCGTGCACGCGATGACGCTCGCGCTCGCCGTCGTGGTGGTCGTGGGCGTGCTCACGACCGGCTCCGGGCCGCACGCGGGCGACGGCGGCGCGGCGCGCAACGGCCTCGACCCCGCGATCATGCAGCACGTGCACGCCGTGCCCGGCTACGTGCTGCTCGCGCTCGTGCTCGCGGTCGTCGTCGCGGCAGCGGCGCGCGGGCCCCGCCTGCACCTGCGCTGGTCCCTCGCGCTGCTCGGCATCGTGCTCGTGCAGATCCTCGTGGGCATCGTGCAGTCCAACACGGGCCTGCCCATCCTGCTCGTCGGCATCCACATGGTGCTCTCGGTCGTGACGACCGCGATCGGCGCGGCGGTCGTGCTGTCGCTGCGGCCCGCGCAGCGCGTCGGCGCGGGCACGGATGCGTCGGGCGCGGCGCCGCGCGCGCGGCGCGGTGCGAATGCGGTCGCCGCGGGCTGA
- the zwf gene encoding glucose-6-phosphate dehydrogenase, with protein MTGTSTGAAQPAPVAGAGAGAVIAAGSNPLRDPSDQRLTRIPGPNAMTFFGVTGDLARKKLLPAVYDLANRGLLPPGFGLVGFGRRDWSHEQFADVVREAVQQHARTSFRESVWRQLAEGIRFVQGDFDDDAAFDRLAEVLAELDRTRGTMGNHAFYLSIPPNAFPLVTQQLKRSGLAEGDGDRWRRVVIEKPFGHDLASARELNDVVESVFPADSVFRIDHYLGKETVQNILALRFANALWEPIWNANHIDHVQITMAEDIGVGGRAGYYDGIGAARDVIQNHLLQLFALTAMEEPVSFDAADLRVEKEKVLRAARVPLPLEHSTARGQYGGGWHGGGQVLGFLDEEGMRPDSATETYAAIKLEVDTRRWSGVPFYLRAGKRLGRRVTEIAIVFKRASQYLFEASDLRTMSENALVIRVQPDEGVSMRFGSKVPGPGMHVRDVTMDFGYGHAFTEESPEAYERLILDVLLGDPPLFPRHEEVELSWRILDPIEEHWEAEGGPVEQYQPGSWGPRSAHELLARDGRHWRRP; from the coding sequence ATGACCGGCACCTCGACCGGGGCCGCGCAGCCGGCCCCGGTCGCGGGCGCGGGCGCGGGTGCGGTGATCGCGGCCGGCAGCAACCCGCTGCGCGACCCGAGCGACCAGCGCCTCACGCGCATCCCCGGACCCAACGCGATGACGTTCTTCGGCGTCACGGGCGACCTCGCGCGCAAGAAGCTGCTGCCGGCGGTCTACGACCTCGCCAACCGGGGCCTGCTGCCGCCGGGCTTCGGGCTCGTCGGCTTCGGCCGCCGCGACTGGAGCCACGAGCAGTTCGCCGACGTCGTGCGCGAGGCGGTGCAGCAGCACGCCCGCACCTCGTTCCGCGAGTCGGTGTGGCGGCAGCTCGCCGAGGGCATCCGGTTCGTGCAGGGCGACTTCGACGACGACGCGGCCTTCGACCGGCTCGCCGAGGTGCTCGCCGAGCTCGACCGCACGCGCGGCACGATGGGCAACCACGCCTTCTACCTGTCGATCCCGCCGAACGCCTTCCCGCTCGTGACCCAGCAGCTCAAGCGCTCCGGGCTCGCCGAGGGCGACGGCGACCGCTGGCGCCGCGTGGTGATCGAGAAGCCGTTCGGCCACGACCTCGCCTCCGCGCGCGAGCTCAACGACGTCGTCGAGTCGGTCTTCCCCGCCGACAGCGTCTTCCGCATCGACCACTACCTCGGCAAGGAGACGGTGCAGAACATCCTCGCGCTGCGCTTCGCGAACGCGCTGTGGGAGCCGATCTGGAACGCCAACCACATCGACCACGTCCAGATCACGATGGCCGAGGACATCGGCGTCGGCGGCCGCGCCGGCTACTACGACGGCATCGGCGCCGCGCGCGACGTGATCCAGAACCACCTGCTGCAGCTCTTCGCCCTCACGGCGATGGAGGAGCCGGTGTCGTTCGACGCCGCCGACCTGCGGGTCGAGAAGGAGAAGGTGCTGCGCGCCGCGCGCGTGCCGCTCCCCCTCGAGCACTCGACGGCCCGCGGGCAGTACGGCGGCGGCTGGCACGGCGGCGGGCAGGTGCTCGGCTTCCTCGACGAGGAGGGCATGCGCCCCGACTCCGCGACCGAGACCTATGCGGCGATCAAGCTCGAGGTCGACACGCGCCGCTGGTCGGGCGTGCCGTTCTACCTGCGCGCCGGCAAGCGGCTCGGGCGCCGCGTCACCGAGATCGCGATCGTCTTCAAGCGCGCGTCGCAGTACCTCTTCGAGGCCTCCGACCTGCGCACCATGAGCGAGAACGCGCTCGTGATCCGCGTGCAGCCCGACGAGGGCGTCTCGATGCGCTTCGGCTCGAAGGTGCCGGGCCCCGGCATGCACGTGCGCGACGTGACGATGGACTTCGGCTACGGCCACGCCTTCACCGAGGAGAGCCCCGAGGCGTACGAGCGGCTCATCCTCGACGTGCTGCTCGGCGACCCGCCGCTCTTCCCCCGCCACGAGGAGGTCGAGCTCTCCTGGAGGATCCTCGACCCGATCGAGGAGCACTGGGAGGCCGAGGGCGGCCCCGTCGAGCAGTACCAGCCCGGATCGTGGGGCCCGCGCAGCGCCCACGAGCTGCTCGCGCGCGACGGCAGGCACTGGAGGCGCCCGTGA
- a CDS encoding glucose-6-phosphate isomerase — MTFIIAASGAAAEAIDRVVPQLVADGVAGRLVAGDATLWGEAAEAEASIRLGWVEAAAGSRGLVDDVEALRRQLRERGVDRIALAGMGGSSLAPEVITRTEGVDLTVLDSTDPDQVRRALRDGLDRTALVVSSKSGSTLETDSQRRAFEAAYRDAGIDPAERIIVVTDPGSPLDADARRAGYRVFNADPNVGGRYSALTAFGIVPSALAGVDVRELIDEAIAVLPEISEDAEHNPGLRLAAAIAGTRPLRDKTGIVADGTHIVGLGDWAEQLIAESTGKEGLGLLPIVLEKRAPELSAGLDDLQVVRLVGSARDAREVAEGEVEVAGTLGAQLLVWEFAVAVAGRLLGINPFDQPDVESAKVAARGLLDSLEPAAAPVATDAGIEVRGTDGVALDTVDASIDALLAQLGEGGYLAIHAYLDRIGQPRFERLRAAFAARTGRPVTFGWGPRFLHSTGQYHKGGTPNGVFLQLLGQPHEDLAIPGRPFTFGQLIQAQASGDASVLAEHGRPVLTLTLDDLDEGLDRLLAAASR, encoded by the coding sequence ATGACGTTCATCATCGCGGCCTCCGGGGCCGCCGCCGAGGCGATCGACCGCGTCGTGCCGCAGCTCGTCGCCGACGGCGTCGCGGGGCGGCTCGTCGCCGGCGACGCGACGCTCTGGGGCGAGGCCGCCGAGGCCGAGGCCTCGATCCGGCTCGGCTGGGTCGAGGCTGCCGCGGGCTCGCGCGGGCTCGTCGACGACGTCGAGGCGCTCCGCAGGCAGCTGCGCGAGCGCGGCGTCGACCGCATCGCCCTCGCGGGCATGGGCGGCTCGTCGCTCGCGCCCGAGGTGATCACGCGCACCGAGGGCGTCGACCTCACGGTGCTCGACTCGACCGACCCCGACCAGGTGCGCCGCGCGCTCCGCGACGGGCTCGACCGCACCGCGCTCGTCGTCTCCTCGAAGTCGGGCTCGACGCTCGAGACCGACAGCCAGCGGCGCGCCTTCGAGGCGGCGTACCGCGACGCGGGCATCGACCCCGCCGAGCGGATCATCGTCGTCACCGACCCCGGCTCGCCGCTCGACGCCGACGCCCGCCGCGCGGGCTACCGCGTCTTCAACGCCGACCCCAACGTCGGCGGCCGCTACTCGGCGCTCACCGCGTTCGGCATCGTGCCGTCGGCGCTCGCCGGCGTCGACGTGCGCGAGCTCATCGACGAGGCGATCGCCGTGCTGCCGGAGATCAGCGAGGATGCCGAGCACAACCCGGGCCTGCGGCTCGCGGCGGCGATCGCGGGCACGCGGCCGCTGCGCGACAAGACGGGCATCGTCGCCGACGGCACGCACATCGTGGGCCTCGGCGACTGGGCCGAGCAGCTCATCGCCGAGTCGACCGGCAAGGAGGGCCTCGGCCTGCTGCCGATCGTGCTCGAGAAGCGAGCGCCCGAGCTCTCCGCAGGTCTCGACGACCTGCAGGTCGTGCGGCTCGTGGGCTCGGCCCGCGACGCGCGCGAGGTCGCCGAGGGCGAGGTCGAGGTCGCGGGCACGCTCGGCGCGCAGCTGCTCGTGTGGGAGTTCGCGGTCGCCGTCGCGGGCCGCCTCCTCGGCATCAACCCGTTCGACCAGCCCGACGTCGAGTCGGCCAAGGTCGCGGCGCGCGGTCTGCTCGACTCGCTCGAGCCCGCCGCTGCGCCCGTGGCGACGGATGCGGGCATCGAGGTGCGCGGCACCGACGGCGTCGCGCTCGACACGGTCGACGCATCCATCGACGCCCTCCTCGCCCAGCTGGGCGAGGGCGGCTACCTCGCGATCCACGCCTACCTCGACCGGATCGGGCAGCCGCGCTTCGAGCGCCTGCGCGCGGCGTTCGCCGCTCGCACCGGCCGGCCGGTGACGTTCGGCTGGGGACCGCGCTTCCTGCACTCGACCGGGCAGTACCACAAGGGCGGCACGCCGAACGGCGTCTTCCTGCAGCTGCTCGGCCAGCCGCACGAGGACCTCGCGATCCCGGGCCGCCCGTTCACGTTCGGCCAGCTGATCCAGGCGCAGGCGTCCGGCGACGCGAGCGTGCTCGCCGAGCACGGCCGCCCCGTGCTGACGCTCACGCTCGACGACCTCGACGAGGGCCTCGACCGGCTCCTCGCCGCCGCATCGCGATGA
- the sufB gene encoding Fe-S cluster assembly protein SufB: MSDVLIDRPELESLGQYEFGWHDSDEAGATAKRGLSEAVVRDISRLKSESDWMLERRLKGLQLFERKPMPTWGADISGIDFDNIKYFVRSTERQAQTWEDLPEDIRNTYDRLGIPEAERARLVAGVAAQYESEVVYHQIQEDLERQGVIFMDTDTALREHPEFFEEYFGTVIPAGDNKFAALNTAVWSGGSFVYVPKGVHVEIPLQAYFRINTENMGQFERTLIIADEGSYVHYIEGCTAPIYSSDSLHSAVVEIIVKKNARVRYTTIQNWSNNVYNLVTKRAIAEEGATMEWIDGNIGSKVTMKYPSIYLVGERAKGETLSVAFAGPGQHQDAGAKMIHMAPYTTSSIVSKSIARGGGRSGYRGEVRVDANAHHSANSVVCDALLVDTISRSDTYPAIDIRVDDVVLGHEATVSKVSEEQLFYLMSRGLEETEAMAMIVRGFIEPIARELPMEYALELNKLIEMSMEGSVG, from the coding sequence ATGTCCGATGTCCTGATCGACCGGCCCGAGCTCGAGAGCTTGGGGCAGTACGAGTTCGGCTGGCATGACTCCGACGAGGCCGGTGCGACTGCGAAGCGCGGCCTGAGCGAGGCGGTCGTGCGCGACATCTCGCGGCTGAAGAGCGAGTCCGACTGGATGCTCGAGCGGCGCCTCAAGGGGCTCCAGCTGTTCGAGCGCAAGCCGATGCCGACGTGGGGTGCCGACATCTCGGGCATCGACTTCGACAACATCAAGTACTTCGTGCGCTCGACCGAGCGCCAGGCGCAGACGTGGGAGGACCTGCCGGAGGACATCCGGAACACCTACGACCGCCTCGGCATCCCCGAGGCCGAGCGCGCCAGGCTCGTCGCGGGCGTCGCCGCGCAGTACGAGTCCGAGGTCGTCTACCACCAGATCCAGGAGGACCTGGAGCGGCAGGGCGTCATCTTCATGGACACCGACACGGCGCTGCGCGAGCACCCCGAGTTCTTCGAGGAGTACTTCGGCACCGTCATCCCGGCCGGCGACAACAAGTTCGCGGCGCTCAACACGGCGGTGTGGTCCGGCGGCTCGTTCGTCTACGTCCCGAAGGGCGTCCACGTAGAGATCCCGCTGCAGGCCTACTTCCGCATCAACACCGAGAACATGGGCCAGTTCGAGCGCACGCTCATCATCGCCGACGAGGGCTCGTACGTGCACTACATCGAGGGCTGCACGGCCCCGATCTACTCGAGCGACTCGCTGCACTCGGCCGTCGTCGAGATCATCGTGAAGAAGAACGCCCGCGTGCGCTACACGACGATCCAGAACTGGTCGAACAACGTCTACAACCTCGTCACGAAGCGCGCCATCGCCGAGGAGGGCGCGACGATGGAGTGGATCGACGGCAACATTGGCTCCAAGGTGACGATGAAGTACCCGTCGATCTACCTCGTGGGCGAGCGCGCCAAGGGCGAGACGCTCTCGGTCGCGTTCGCAGGCCCCGGCCAGCACCAGGACGCCGGCGCGAAGATGATCCACATGGCGCCGTACACGACGTCGTCGATCGTCTCGAAGTCGATCGCGCGCGGGGGCGGCCGCTCGGGCTACCGCGGCGAGGTGCGCGTGGATGCGAACGCGCACCACTCGGCGAACAGCGTCGTCTGCGACGCGCTGCTCGTCGACACGATCTCGCGCTCCGACACCTACCCGGCGATCGACATCCGCGTCGACGACGTGGTGCTCGGGCACGAGGCCACCGTGTCGAAGGTGAGCGAGGAGCAGCTGTTCTACCTCATGTCCCGCGGCCTCGAGGAGACCGAGGCGATGGCCATGATCGTCCGCGGCTTCATCGAGCCGATCGCCCGCGAGCTGCCGATGGAGTACGCGCTCGAGCTCAACAAGCTCATCGAGATGAGCATGGAAGGATCCGTCGGCTGA
- the tkt gene encoding transketolase, with translation MALDWTTNDQQAVDTARVLAADAVEKVGNGHPGTAMSLAPVAHLLFQKVMDRDPADERWLGRDRFILSVGHSSLTQYIQLYLTGSGLEKHDIESLRTWGSLTPGHPEYGHTKGVEITTGPLGQGLASAVGFAYAQRFERQLLDPDTPDGESPFDHYTYVIAGDGDLQEGVTSEAGSLAGHQQLGRLIAIYDSNAISIEDDVDIAFTEDVQARYEAYGWQVLEVSWRKGDGPLGSEYVEDVEALHAAIEQGKAETARPTLIVLKTIIGWPAPNKQGTGKIHGSKLGADEVAAVKEVLGFDPEQTFQVDDAVIAYTRRNAQERAAEARGAWQERFDAWAAANPERKALLDRLLSGALPEGVEDALPVFEAGTEVSTRAASGKALNALADVVPELWGGSADLAESNNTTLEGKGSFAPAEHGTKAWPDASAAGRTMHFGIREHAMAAILNGIVLHGPTRPYGGTFLIFSDYQRPALRLAALMGVHPVHVWTHDSVALGEDGPTHQPIEQLATLRAIPGFEIVRPSDANETAWAWKTILERRDRPVGIALTRQNIPVLERGDGDATGDTLAHASNVAKGAYVLAEADGGTPDVLLIATGSEVQLALAAREQLRADGIAARVVAAPSLEWFAEQSDEYRESVLPAAVRARVSVEAGSALSWHGIVGDAGRSVAIDHFGASADWQTLFREFGFTAEAVVEAARASIEAAR, from the coding sequence TTGGCACTCGATTGGACCACCAACGACCAGCAGGCCGTCGACACAGCACGCGTGCTGGCCGCCGACGCCGTCGAGAAGGTCGGCAACGGCCACCCCGGCACCGCGATGAGCCTGGCGCCCGTCGCGCACCTGCTCTTCCAGAAGGTGATGGACCGCGACCCCGCCGACGAGCGGTGGCTCGGCCGCGACCGCTTCATCCTGTCGGTCGGGCACTCGTCGCTCACGCAGTACATCCAGCTGTACCTCACGGGGTCCGGCCTCGAGAAGCACGACATCGAGTCGCTGCGCACCTGGGGCTCGCTGACCCCCGGCCACCCCGAGTACGGGCACACGAAGGGCGTCGAGATCACGACCGGCCCGCTCGGCCAGGGGCTCGCCTCGGCCGTCGGCTTCGCGTACGCGCAGCGCTTCGAGCGCCAGCTGCTCGACCCCGACACCCCGGACGGCGAGAGCCCGTTCGACCACTACACCTACGTGATCGCCGGCGACGGCGACCTGCAGGAGGGCGTCACGAGCGAGGCCGGCTCGCTCGCGGGCCACCAGCAGCTCGGCCGCCTCATCGCGATCTACGACTCCAACGCGATCTCGATCGAGGACGACGTCGACATCGCGTTCACCGAGGACGTCCAGGCGCGCTACGAGGCGTACGGCTGGCAGGTGCTCGAGGTCTCGTGGCGCAAGGGCGACGGCCCCCTCGGCTCGGAGTACGTCGAGGACGTCGAGGCGCTCCACGCGGCGATCGAGCAGGGCAAGGCCGAGACCGCGAGGCCCACCCTCATCGTGCTCAAGACGATCATCGGCTGGCCGGCGCCGAACAAGCAGGGCACGGGCAAGATCCACGGCTCGAAGCTCGGCGCCGACGAGGTCGCGGCCGTCAAGGAGGTGCTCGGCTTCGACCCCGAGCAGACCTTCCAGGTCGACGACGCCGTCATCGCGTACACGCGCCGCAACGCGCAGGAGCGCGCCGCGGAGGCGCGCGGTGCGTGGCAGGAGCGCTTCGACGCTTGGGCCGCCGCGAACCCCGAGCGCAAGGCGCTGCTCGACCGCCTCCTCTCGGGCGCGCTGCCCGAGGGCGTGGAGGACGCGCTGCCCGTGTTCGAGGCCGGCACCGAGGTCTCGACCCGCGCGGCGTCCGGCAAGGCGCTCAACGCGCTCGCCGACGTCGTGCCCGAGCTCTGGGGCGGCTCGGCCGACCTCGCCGAGTCGAACAACACGACGCTCGAGGGCAAGGGGTCGTTCGCCCCGGCCGAGCACGGCACGAAGGCGTGGCCCGACGCATCCGCCGCCGGCCGCACGATGCACTTCGGCATCCGCGAGCACGCCATGGCCGCGATCCTGAACGGCATCGTGCTGCACGGGCCGACGCGCCCCTACGGCGGCACGTTCCTGATCTTCAGCGACTACCAGCGCCCGGCGCTGCGGCTCGCGGCGCTCATGGGCGTGCACCCCGTCCACGTGTGGACGCACGACTCCGTCGCGCTCGGCGAGGACGGCCCGACGCACCAGCCGATCGAGCAGCTCGCGACGCTCCGCGCGATCCCGGGCTTCGAGATCGTGCGCCCCTCCGACGCGAACGAGACCGCGTGGGCGTGGAAGACGATCCTCGAGCGCCGCGACCGGCCGGTCGGCATCGCCCTCACCCGCCAGAACATCCCGGTGCTCGAGCGCGGCGATGGCGACGCGACGGGCGACACGCTCGCCCACGCGTCGAACGTGGCCAAGGGCGCCTACGTGCTCGCCGAGGCCGACGGCGGCACGCCCGACGTGCTGCTCATCGCGACGGGCTCCGAGGTGCAGCTCGCGCTCGCCGCGCGCGAGCAGCTGCGCGCCGACGGCATCGCCGCCCGCGTCGTCGCGGCGCCGTCGCTCGAGTGGTTCGCCGAGCAGTCCGACGAGTACCGCGAGTCGGTGCTCCCGGCCGCCGTGCGCGCGCGCGTCTCGGTCGAGGCCGGCTCGGCGCTCTCGTGGCACGGGATCGTCGGCGACGCCGGCCGATCGGTCGCGATCGACCACTTCGGCGCGAGCGCCGACTGGCAGACGCTCTTCCGCGAGTTCGGCTTCACGGCGGAGGCCGTGGTCGAGGCGGCTCGCGCATCCATCGAGGCGGCCCGCTGA
- a CDS encoding Ppx/GppA phosphatase family protein → MTSAPDSPAGARPEDGSLGDVRHGARLGVLDIGSNTVHLLIVDVRLGGRPVPQRSHKRTLRLMRYLQEDGAISREGVDALLEAIGECAAIAREEQLDDFVVMATSAIREATNGEEVVARVERKAGVTLDILSGPDEARLTFLAVRRWFGWSAGRILLLDIGGGSLEIAMGQDEEPDVALSVPLGAGRSTVGFFHADPPSAVDQRALRLYAKGVLDDAVARVKPHGRPDHVIGSSKTIRSLARLAGNVLPGVGDADRAVLSRAQLDDWVPRLAKMDARSRTALPGITPDRTFQIVAGGIVLSETMRAFGVKELDVSPWALREGRLLQMLDRV, encoded by the coding sequence ATGACGAGCGCCCCCGACTCCCCCGCCGGAGCACGCCCGGAGGACGGCTCGCTCGGCGACGTGCGGCACGGCGCGCGCCTCGGCGTGCTCGACATCGGCTCGAACACCGTGCACCTGCTCATCGTCGACGTGCGGCTCGGCGGCCGCCCGGTGCCGCAGCGGTCGCACAAGCGCACGCTCCGCCTCATGCGCTACCTGCAGGAGGACGGCGCGATCAGCCGCGAGGGCGTCGACGCCCTCCTCGAGGCGATCGGCGAGTGCGCTGCCATCGCGCGCGAGGAGCAGCTCGACGACTTCGTCGTGATGGCGACGAGCGCGATCCGCGAGGCGACGAACGGCGAGGAGGTCGTCGCGCGCGTCGAGCGGAAGGCCGGCGTGACCCTCGACATCCTCTCCGGCCCCGACGAGGCCCGGCTGACGTTCCTCGCGGTGCGCCGCTGGTTCGGCTGGTCGGCCGGCCGCATCCTGCTGCTCGACATCGGCGGCGGCTCGCTCGAGATCGCGATGGGCCAGGACGAGGAGCCCGATGTCGCGCTCTCGGTGCCGCTCGGCGCCGGTCGCAGCACCGTCGGCTTCTTCCACGCCGATCCGCCGTCGGCGGTCGACCAGCGGGCGCTGCGCCTCTACGCGAAGGGCGTGCTCGACGACGCGGTCGCGCGCGTCAAGCCGCACGGCCGCCCCGACCACGTCATCGGCTCGTCGAAGACCATCCGCTCGCTCGCCCGCCTCGCCGGCAACGTGCTGCCGGGCGTCGGCGACGCCGACCGCGCGGTGCTGAGCCGTGCGCAGCTCGACGACTGGGTGCCGCGGCTCGCGAAGATGGATGCGCGCTCCCGCACCGCGCTCCCGGGCATCACGCCCGACCGCACGTTCCAGATCGTCGCGGGCGGCATCGTGCTGTCGGAGACGATGCGCGCGTTCGGCGTCAAGGAGCTCGACGTGAGCCCGTGGGCGCTCCGCGAGGGCCGCCTGCTGCAGATGCTCGACCGCGTCTGA
- a CDS encoding heme o synthase, which yields MSTATTPGVSTPTDAGRRGTRLAVKAKAYVALTKPRVIELLLVTALPTMFLAAGGVPPIGALVATLVGGFLSAGSANAFNMILDRDIDRVMHRTQQRPLVTGTLSVTEARVFAWSMAVVSTVVLGVFATWLAAALSVAAIAFYVLIYTMLLKRRTEQNIVWGGIAGCFPVVIGWAGVTGTLDWPAWILFTLVFLWTPAHYWPLSMKYRDDYEAADVPMLGVLRGKPMVGIQVILYAWASLACTLLLIPVGGMGLLYSAVALLAGGWFVAEAHALYSRAIRGVRELRAMRVFHASNTYLTLVFLAVGVDALLPL from the coding sequence ATGTCCACTGCGACCACTCCTGGCGTCAGCACGCCGACGGATGCGGGGCGACGGGGGACGAGGCTCGCGGTCAAGGCGAAGGCGTACGTCGCGCTCACGAAGCCGCGCGTGATCGAGCTGCTGCTCGTCACCGCGCTCCCGACGATGTTCCTCGCGGCCGGCGGCGTGCCGCCGATCGGCGCGCTCGTCGCGACGCTCGTCGGCGGCTTCCTGAGCGCAGGCAGCGCGAACGCGTTCAACATGATCCTCGATCGCGACATCGACCGCGTGATGCACCGCACGCAGCAGCGCCCGCTCGTCACCGGCACCCTGTCGGTGACCGAGGCGCGCGTGTTCGCGTGGAGCATGGCGGTCGTCTCGACGGTCGTGCTCGGCGTGTTCGCGACATGGCTCGCGGCGGCGCTCTCGGTCGCGGCGATCGCCTTCTACGTGCTGATCTACACGATGCTGCTCAAGCGCCGCACCGAGCAGAACATCGTGTGGGGCGGCATCGCGGGATGCTTCCCGGTCGTGATCGGCTGGGCGGGCGTCACGGGCACGCTCGACTGGCCCGCCTGGATCCTCTTCACCCTCGTCTTCCTCTGGACCCCGGCGCACTACTGGCCGCTGTCGATGAAGTACCGCGACGACTACGAGGCCGCCGACGTGCCGATGCTCGGCGTGCTGCGCGGCAAGCCGATGGTGGGCATCCAGGTGATCCTGTACGCGTGGGCGTCGCTCGCGTGCACGCTCCTGCTGATCCCGGTGGGCGGCATGGGACTGCTGTACTCGGCCGTCGCGCTCCTCGCGGGCGGCTGGTTCGTCGCCGAGGCGCACGCGCTCTACAGCCGCGCGATCCGGGGCGTGCGCGAGCTGCGCGCGATGCGGGTCTTCCACGCGTCGAACACGTACCTCACGCTCGTCTTCCTCGCGGTGGGCGTCGACGCGCTGCTGCCGCTCTGA